A single region of the Vibrio chagasii genome encodes:
- a CDS encoding DEAD/DEAH box helicase codes for MSESTKSFNQLGLSEHLLATLSELNFTAPTSVQEQAIPLVLEGKDVLAGAQTGTGKTAAFGLPIIQRLLATKDNVIPNPKLVRALVLVPTRELAQQVFDNVTSYAKGTDLKVVVAYGGVSMKVQTDNLRAGTDILVATPGRLIDHMFTKNIMLSQTEVLVLDEADRMLDMGFMPDIKRILSRMNEVRQTLFFSATFDNKIKAIAHRMMQSPSEIQVTPTNSTAETVKQMVYPVDKKRKSELLAYLIGSNNWQQVLVFTKTKQGTDALVKELKLDGIKAASINGDKSQGARQKALDDFKSGKVRALIATDVAARGIDIQQLEQVVNYDMPYKAEDYVHRIGRTGRAGNSGLAISLMSHDEAYLLGAIERLLDTRLPQEWLKGFEPSPEQDVSPERGGRSKSRSAEKRKMKAKLKIHQNRGKARR; via the coding sequence ATGTCTGAATCTACGAAATCTTTTAACCAACTAGGATTGTCTGAGCATCTACTTGCTACGCTATCAGAGCTTAATTTTACGGCTCCAACCAGTGTTCAAGAACAAGCGATTCCTTTGGTATTAGAGGGCAAAGATGTGCTGGCTGGTGCTCAAACGGGTACGGGTAAAACAGCGGCTTTTGGCTTGCCAATTATTCAAAGATTACTCGCAACCAAAGATAACGTTATTCCAAACCCTAAGTTAGTTCGTGCTCTGGTTTTAGTGCCAACGCGTGAGCTTGCACAACAGGTGTTTGATAACGTAACTAGCTACGCAAAGGGCACAGACCTCAAAGTGGTAGTGGCTTATGGTGGAGTGAGCATGAAGGTCCAAACCGATAACCTACGTGCAGGTACCGATATCTTAGTTGCGACTCCGGGTCGTTTGATTGACCACATGTTCACTAAGAACATCATGTTGAGCCAAACAGAAGTATTGGTATTAGATGAAGCTGACCGCATGTTAGACATGGGTTTCATGCCCGACATCAAACGTATTCTTTCGCGTATGAATGAAGTGCGACAAACTCTGTTTTTCTCGGCAACGTTCGACAACAAAATCAAAGCCATTGCGCACCGCATGATGCAGTCACCAAGTGAAATTCAAGTGACTCCAACCAATAGCACTGCTGAGACGGTTAAACAGATGGTTTACCCAGTCGATAAGAAGCGCAAAAGCGAATTACTAGCGTACTTAATTGGTTCAAATAACTGGCAACAGGTATTGGTGTTTACTAAGACGAAGCAGGGCACAGATGCTTTGGTTAAAGAGCTTAAATTGGATGGGATTAAAGCGGCATCAATCAATGGTGATAAAAGCCAAGGTGCTCGCCAAAAAGCCCTCGACGATTTTAAATCAGGTAAAGTAAGAGCACTTATCGCAACCGATGTTGCTGCCCGTGGCATCGATATTCAGCAGCTTGAACAAGTGGTGAACTACGATATGCCTTACAAAGCGGAAGACTATGTGCACCGTATTGGTCGTACAGGCCGTGCGGGTAATAGTGGCCTTGCAATTTCTCTTATGAGCCACGATGAAGCGTACTTGCTGGGCGCAATTGAGCGACTACTCGATACACGTCTACCTCAAGAGTGGCTAAAGGGCTTTGAACCTAGCCCCGAGCAAGATGTGTCACCTGAGCGAGGTGGTCGTAGTAAAAGCCGTTCAGCAGAAAAGCGTAAAATGAAAGCAAAGCTCAAGATTCACCAAAATCGCGGTAAGGCTCGCCGATAA
- a CDS encoding methyl-accepting chemotaxis protein, with the protein MKEVQFRTIDKLFIKMSINDKFWVIFLIFFAAVVSLSGVNYVNKMEQIDTSAKLQAEYQLQGILSASDIPTSVNGVTQQSNPHATTISDKGVVTATAIGTDGKYYSLTLPSYDTQDQKQQALYTLLLSFLCCVPFGLFCYWVATFLGGALWVLYTTTQKIGDGDLTSRLGFHPGRDEFGTIGCALDRAMDTLTELVNNVNQSAATLSEASSSFETEMKRSETQIMSQNASLDSVATAMDQMTASANEVSNISARSTEQTEQDAQQINDSHAKVQQAISEITTLSSLIEQTSSSVTSLNVNTSQINEVITTINAISEQTNLLALNAAIEAARAGEQGRGFAVVADEVRTLASRTQSATVEIQAMIERLQQESQNIAKITEQTVDQAQTSSQLISNIGDDVNSIADSAQALMDMSIQIATSADEQSNVANTIAAELNDIRSQSDVIKEVAQNSSNGVSKLTDASITLSQTLARYRT; encoded by the coding sequence ATGAAAGAAGTACAATTTCGAACGATAGACAAGCTGTTTATCAAAATGTCTATCAACGATAAGTTTTGGGTTATTTTCTTAATCTTCTTCGCTGCAGTAGTAAGCTTATCTGGCGTCAACTATGTCAATAAAATGGAACAAATTGACACTAGTGCAAAACTACAAGCTGAATACCAATTACAAGGCATTTTGTCAGCCTCAGATATCCCGACTAGCGTAAATGGCGTTACTCAACAATCAAACCCTCACGCTACAACGATTTCAGATAAAGGCGTTGTTACGGCAACGGCAATCGGTACCGATGGTAAATACTATTCACTTACCCTTCCTAGTTACGATACTCAAGACCAAAAACAGCAAGCACTGTACACTTTATTACTCAGCTTTTTATGTTGTGTCCCTTTTGGTCTTTTCTGCTACTGGGTTGCTACTTTCTTAGGTGGCGCACTTTGGGTACTTTATACAACCACTCAAAAGATTGGAGATGGCGATTTAACCTCTCGACTCGGCTTCCACCCAGGACGTGATGAGTTTGGAACGATTGGCTGCGCACTTGACCGAGCAATGGATACTCTGACCGAACTGGTAAACAACGTTAACCAAAGCGCCGCAACGCTTAGCGAAGCCTCTTCTTCTTTTGAAACTGAGATGAAGCGCAGCGAGACACAAATTATGAGTCAAAACGCTTCGCTAGACTCTGTTGCAACAGCAATGGACCAAATGACAGCTTCTGCAAACGAAGTATCTAACATTTCAGCACGTTCGACCGAGCAGACGGAACAAGACGCACAACAAATTAACGACAGCCACGCGAAGGTACAACAAGCAATTTCAGAAATAACTACCCTCTCTTCTTTGATCGAGCAAACCTCTTCTTCTGTGACAAGCTTGAATGTGAACACCAGTCAAATAAACGAAGTGATAACCACAATCAATGCTATCTCAGAGCAAACAAACCTACTCGCATTGAACGCAGCCATTGAAGCTGCTCGTGCGGGCGAACAAGGACGTGGTTTCGCGGTGGTTGCTGATGAAGTAAGGACGCTGGCTAGCCGAACTCAATCCGCAACGGTAGAGATCCAAGCTATGATTGAGCGTTTACAACAAGAAAGCCAAAACATTGCAAAGATTACCGAGCAAACCGTCGATCAAGCGCAGACCAGTAGCCAGCTGATTTCAAACATCGGGGACGACGTAAACTCAATTGCTGACTCCGCACAAGCGCTAATGGACATGAGTATTCAAATCGCCACATCTGCTGATGAGCAAAGCAACGTAGCGAATACCATCGCGGCAGAGCTCAATGACATTCGCAGTCAATCCGATGTAATAAAAGAAGTCGCTCAAAACTCATCGAACGGTGTATCAAAGCTAACGGACGCATCGATTACCCTATCTCAGACATTAGCGAGATATCGCACTTAA
- a CDS encoding HAD-IA family hydrolase: protein MRLEQTKCVIFDCDGTLIDSEKLCCQALVNVFSEFGANLNLNDCYAHFQGGKLADILLDTQARLGLSISIDTLEPLYRTELEALFQRHLKPMDGAIELIEFLKHQDIEFCIASNAPKSRVESSLAMTGMLDDFKGKVFSAFDANSWKPEPDLIMYTAMNMGFLPNECIYVDDTLKGIEAGVRAGIQSFRLRPNVDETLSGDPKADTAELAAQDIYSLEEISVWINGKHCSSGDKPSSAALVG from the coding sequence ATGCGGTTAGAACAGACTAAATGTGTGATATTTGATTGCGATGGCACGCTTATCGACAGTGAAAAGCTGTGCTGCCAAGCCTTAGTCAATGTCTTCAGCGAATTTGGGGCCAACTTAAACCTCAACGACTGCTACGCTCACTTTCAAGGCGGGAAGCTAGCAGATATTTTACTGGACACGCAGGCTCGTCTTGGTCTATCCATCTCTATTGATACACTCGAACCTTTATATCGCACTGAATTAGAAGCCTTGTTCCAACGTCACTTGAAGCCGATGGATGGTGCTATCGAACTGATTGAATTCCTCAAACATCAAGACATCGAATTTTGTATTGCTTCTAATGCACCGAAATCTAGAGTTGAATCTTCTCTCGCAATGACAGGTATGCTTGATGACTTTAAAGGGAAAGTGTTTTCGGCGTTTGATGCAAACAGCTGGAAACCAGAGCCAGACTTGATCATGTATACCGCAATGAATATGGGTTTTTTACCTAATGAGTGTATTTATGTTGACGATACCTTGAAAGGTATTGAAGCAGGTGTAAGAGCGGGTATTCAGTCGTTCAGATTAAGACCGAATGTAGATGAGACATTAAGTGGTGACCCAAAAGCCGACACAGCAGAGCTGGCGGCTCAGGATATCTATAGTTTGGAAGAAATTTCCGTTTGGATTAATGGCAAGCACTGCTCCAGTGGTGATAAACCGAGCTCTGCAGCTTTGGTGGGTTAA
- a CDS encoding TetR/AcrR family transcriptional regulator, producing MKMTEKKQGRRSAKDAEETRFQIMTVAAEMFCDSGYERVSLRNISEKAGVSHSLIRHHFGSKEKIWHAISDCLHVYFQSYISKIMQELPKGVAPNISIYLFAMRLFTNMIHSRRPMQLLSDSVRQEDNLVDYFIDNVGDLEYEINMLADQYNKANPEKAVNIYEIKWQMIMFANGAVCLTPFMESTWNEGDIEATAEEALMKHWQMFNKQMVNQFAIEEEWVLKPSTLEELIYEVPCEWKCNPEHNHD from the coding sequence ATGAAGATGACTGAAAAGAAGCAAGGTAGAAGAAGTGCAAAAGACGCTGAAGAAACTCGATTTCAAATAATGACTGTGGCTGCAGAGATGTTCTGTGACTCTGGTTACGAACGTGTTTCGTTGCGTAATATCAGCGAAAAAGCTGGTGTATCTCATAGCCTCATTCGCCACCATTTCGGTAGTAAAGAAAAGATCTGGCATGCAATAAGTGATTGTTTACATGTGTATTTTCAATCTTACATCAGTAAAATCATGCAGGAACTACCAAAAGGTGTTGCACCGAATATTTCGATCTATTTGTTTGCCATGCGTCTGTTTACTAACATGATTCATTCTCGAAGACCAATGCAGCTTCTCTCAGATTCTGTACGTCAAGAAGACAACCTCGTTGACTACTTTATTGATAATGTGGGCGATCTTGAGTATGAGATAAACATGCTTGCAGACCAATACAACAAGGCGAATCCGGAAAAAGCCGTCAATATTTATGAAATTAAATGGCAAATGATTATGTTCGCGAACGGTGCAGTTTGCCTAACTCCCTTCATGGAAAGTACCTGGAACGAAGGTGATATAGAGGCAACGGCTGAAGAAGCGCTAATGAAACACTGGCAGATGTTCAATAAACAAATGGTTAATCAATTTGCTATTGAAGAAGAATGGGTACTTAAACCGAGCACTCTAGAAGAATTAATTTATGAAGTGCCGTGCGAGTGGAAATGTAACCCAGAACACAACCACGACTGA
- a CDS encoding IS4 family transposase codes for MSLESQLANTFQSCNTFHHFEKYSEILSPELIQQGFEQAGVATVRRRRLPLEAVLWSVVGMSLFRQQSVWDIANQLDIVLPDRQRFVAPSAVVQARQRLGEEGVKQVFKKMATHGYHSSNFETWCGLNLLSVDGVVWRTTDTPENHQEFKAQSNQSSENIYPKVRMVCLMELTSHQLIDSTFSDYRTSEMRLAEELIEQTPDHSLTIFDKGYYSLGLLNRWNKVGKERHWMLPVRKDFQYEVVHKYSQSDAIVDIKTTPQARKKFSDLPETIEARLVSKIIKGKTYQVLTSMRDGLRFPGEDIVELYRYRWEIELGYREMKQTLLDSEYTLRSKRPDMVKQELWGILLAYNLIRQVMTKAAIKLDSVWPNQLSFTSSAMAVTQYFAALPLTSPGKLPKHYEVLLKQISMFTLPPRREDRSYPRWVKLKPQKYATNRKNASQLN; via the coding sequence ATGTCTTTAGAAAGCCAACTTGCCAATACTTTTCAGTCGTGTAATACCTTCCACCACTTTGAAAAATACTCTGAAATTCTTAGTCCAGAGCTTATCCAGCAAGGTTTTGAGCAAGCTGGCGTCGCAACCGTTAGAAGAAGACGGTTACCTTTGGAGGCCGTACTTTGGTCCGTTGTTGGAATGAGTCTCTTTCGTCAACAATCTGTTTGGGATATTGCTAACCAACTCGATATTGTCCTGCCAGACAGACAACGCTTTGTTGCCCCAAGTGCTGTTGTTCAAGCGAGACAGAGATTAGGCGAAGAAGGCGTTAAACAAGTCTTTAAGAAGATGGCTACGCATGGCTATCACTCGTCTAATTTCGAAACTTGGTGTGGACTAAACCTTCTATCCGTCGATGGTGTCGTTTGGAGAACGACAGATACACCTGAAAATCATCAAGAGTTTAAAGCACAGAGCAATCAATCATCGGAGAATATTTACCCTAAGGTACGTATGGTTTGCTTGATGGAGCTTACAAGTCATCAACTAATCGATAGTACATTCTCTGACTATCGCACCAGCGAAATGCGCCTTGCAGAAGAACTCATCGAACAAACCCCCGATCATTCGCTGACTATTTTTGACAAAGGATACTACTCTCTAGGGCTACTTAATCGCTGGAATAAGGTAGGCAAAGAAAGGCATTGGATGCTTCCTGTGAGAAAAGACTTCCAGTATGAAGTCGTTCATAAATACAGTCAGAGTGACGCTATCGTTGATATAAAAACGACACCTCAGGCAAGAAAGAAGTTCAGTGATCTCCCTGAGACAATAGAAGCAAGGTTAGTGTCGAAAATCATCAAAGGGAAGACATATCAGGTACTTACATCAATGCGTGATGGGTTACGCTTTCCTGGTGAAGACATCGTAGAGCTTTATCGCTATCGTTGGGAAATCGAATTAGGCTATCGGGAAATGAAGCAAACCTTGCTTGATAGTGAGTATACATTACGAAGTAAGCGCCCAGATATGGTCAAGCAGGAGCTCTGGGGGATTTTGCTCGCCTATAACCTTATAAGACAAGTTATGACAAAGGCTGCGATTAAATTAGATAGCGTCTGGCCAAATCAATTAAGCTTTACGAGTAGTGCTATGGCTGTGACTCAATACTTCGCGGCTTTACCTTTAACGAGTCCTGGAAAACTTCCTAAACATTATGAAGTCTTACTCAAGCAAATATCCATGTTTACCCTGCCACCTCGAAGAGAAGATAGAAGTTACCCTCGTTGGGTGAAACTGAAACCCCAAAAATATGCAACGAACAGGAAAAATGCCAGTCAGCTTAACTGA
- a CDS encoding efflux RND transporter periplasmic adaptor subunit, whose amino-acid sequence MQSEVSIHAKTSKQVGAVIAALLLAGSLTGCNKVQSEENVQVIKPVKLFEIPQQTDVDLDSFIAKVDATDRAALSFQVGGDIKVFDVRMGQEVKKGQVLAVLDATDYRIAVDAAQAKFDLANSQYKQASELYSKKLVSTDYYDQALNTFTAAEVELEQAKTNLGYTKLVAPFDGVVSMVFGKQYQLIAEKQPVLNILNSGEMDVTFSIPVSKLEDRSIQDLTSSNMWVVMDSHRGIRIPTRFKEISTQPDEDTNSYQAVVSIEKPQDINLLSGMTAQVEVQKNRSDYGIGIVDSAWLSKEEGHGELWRYNPDSQLISKVQVTLNKQGNVIDGLSSGDLIVEAGVDVLSEGQQVKAWLREGGI is encoded by the coding sequence ATGCAATCCGAGGTGTCTATTCACGCCAAAACAAGTAAGCAGGTAGGTGCAGTGATCGCCGCGCTGTTACTCGCAGGCTCTCTGACCGGATGTAACAAGGTTCAGTCAGAAGAAAATGTACAGGTTATTAAGCCTGTAAAGTTATTTGAGATCCCTCAACAGACGGATGTTGATCTTGATAGCTTTATCGCAAAGGTCGACGCGACAGATCGTGCTGCGTTGTCATTCCAAGTGGGTGGCGATATCAAAGTTTTCGATGTTCGTATGGGACAAGAAGTTAAGAAAGGCCAAGTTTTAGCCGTGTTAGATGCAACGGATTACCGAATTGCGGTTGATGCTGCACAAGCGAAATTTGACCTTGCGAACAGTCAATACAAACAGGCTTCGGAGTTGTACTCGAAAAAGCTTGTGAGTACCGATTATTACGACCAAGCCCTTAACACTTTTACTGCCGCTGAAGTTGAGTTGGAGCAAGCAAAAACAAACCTTGGCTACACGAAATTAGTTGCTCCTTTCGATGGCGTAGTATCAATGGTATTTGGTAAGCAATATCAGCTAATTGCGGAGAAACAGCCAGTTCTAAACATTTTGAACAGCGGCGAAATGGATGTGACGTTCTCTATTCCAGTTTCAAAACTCGAAGACCGTTCGATTCAAGATCTAACAAGCTCAAACATGTGGGTTGTGATGGATAGCCACCGCGGCATTCGTATCCCAACTCGCTTTAAAGAAATATCAACTCAGCCCGACGAAGATACCAACAGCTACCAAGCGGTTGTGTCCATCGAAAAGCCACAAGATATCAACCTGCTTTCAGGAATGACGGCGCAAGTAGAAGTACAGAAAAACCGATCGGACTACGGTATCGGTATTGTTGATTCTGCTTGGCTCAGTAAAGAGGAAGGCCACGGTGAACTGTGGCGTTACAACCCAGATTCGCAATTGATTTCTAAGGTACAAGTCACTCTGAATAAACAAGGTAATGTGATTGATGGTTTATCTTCAGGCGACTTAATCGTAGAAGCCGGTGTCGATGTTTTATCTGAAGGACAACAAGTAAAAGCATGGCTACGTGAGGGGGGTATTTAA
- a CDS encoding aromatic amino acid transport family protein codes for MNKSKVFGSTLIIAGTTIGAGMLALPLASAGIGFSTSLFLMLGLWALMAFTALLMVELHQFVESDATLHTLAHTILGTKGKWIASFAVMFLFYALCAAYIAGGGAQFNQRISDIAGIELNGQVTTLLFTLLVAGVVTIGTHSVDKVNRVLFGLKLIAMVLVLSFLAPNITSQYLLSMPLQQGLIVAAIPVVFTSFGFHGSIPSIVRYLDGDVRSLRKVMIIGSALPLVIYIFWQGVTLGVVSQEQLLSDTSLGALLVSLSQTVHQSNLSVIVGVFADLALLTSFIGVSLGLFEFMGDSLSKKLGSAKRVKTAIITFLPPLGFALFYPQGFIMALGYAAIALSVLAILLPTVMVYKVRYTDFSVKSHGTEATYQVLGGSKALFLAGSVGVFIIAIQILISVGLLPSLG; via the coding sequence ATGAATAAATCAAAGGTTTTCGGTAGTACTTTGATCATTGCAGGCACAACGATTGGTGCTGGCATGCTCGCTCTTCCTCTTGCTTCTGCAGGCATTGGCTTTTCAACTTCACTTTTCTTGATGCTTGGTTTGTGGGCATTAATGGCGTTTACAGCATTATTAATGGTTGAGCTTCACCAATTCGTGGAGTCCGACGCGACCCTACACACACTGGCTCACACGATTTTAGGTACTAAGGGGAAATGGATTGCGAGCTTCGCGGTTATGTTCCTGTTTTATGCTCTATGCGCAGCTTACATCGCGGGCGGTGGTGCACAGTTTAATCAGCGTATTTCAGATATAGCGGGTATTGAGCTGAACGGCCAAGTCACGACTTTACTATTCACACTGCTAGTAGCGGGCGTTGTAACCATTGGCACACACAGTGTTGATAAAGTAAACCGCGTTTTATTTGGTTTGAAACTTATCGCTATGGTTCTGGTACTTAGCTTCCTAGCACCAAACATCACTTCTCAATACCTATTGAGCATGCCTTTACAGCAAGGCCTGATCGTTGCAGCTATTCCTGTCGTGTTCACGTCTTTCGGCTTCCACGGGAGTATCCCTTCTATCGTAAGATACCTAGATGGCGATGTACGCTCGCTACGTAAAGTAATGATTATCGGCTCTGCGTTGCCTTTAGTTATCTACATTTTCTGGCAAGGCGTTACTTTAGGCGTTGTAAGTCAAGAACAATTACTTTCTGACACTAGTCTAGGTGCCCTATTGGTTTCATTGTCGCAAACGGTGCATCAATCAAACCTTAGCGTCATCGTAGGCGTGTTTGCCGACCTCGCTCTTCTCACTTCATTTATCGGCGTTAGCTTAGGTCTATTCGAATTTATGGGTGACTCGTTAAGCAAAAAACTGGGCAGTGCAAAACGCGTTAAGACTGCGATTATCACTTTCTTGCCTCCACTTGGCTTTGCACTGTTCTACCCACAAGGTTTCATCATGGCGCTGGGCTATGCTGCGATTGCACTTTCAGTACTAGCGATTCTTCTACCTACCGTAATGGTATACAAAGTTCGCTACACAGATTTCTCGGTAAAATCTCACGGTACAGAAGCGACGTACCAAGTATTGGGCGGAAGCAAAGCACTATTTTTAGCGGGTAGTGTTGGCGTATTTATCATTGCGATTCAGATCCTTATATCAGTAGGGTTATTACCGTCTTTGGGCTAA
- a CDS encoding acyl carrier protein phosphodiesterase, translating into MNFLAHLHIAKHCKSNLAGNLLGDFVKGDPNKHYSDSLSDGIRLHRFVDSYTDRHDVSRSAKSLFSNQTKRFAPIALDVFWDHCLANHWAQFSTQSLEHFCSDSHQQIFEHQEPHWPEHFITVHQKMAEQRWLESYQEMSSIEMVLQRMASRRPKLGLLKACYADLEIHYDTLQCHFNELYPMVLKEAKEFNALQLQKNQKER; encoded by the coding sequence ATGAACTTTCTCGCACACCTTCATATCGCCAAACACTGTAAGAGCAACCTAGCAGGAAACTTGTTAGGTGATTTTGTGAAAGGCGACCCAAATAAACACTATTCAGATTCGCTGTCCGATGGAATTCGACTTCATCGATTTGTAGACAGTTATACAGATAGGCACGACGTTTCTCGTTCTGCTAAATCACTCTTTTCAAATCAAACGAAACGCTTTGCGCCTATTGCACTCGATGTATTCTGGGACCACTGCTTAGCTAATCATTGGGCTCAGTTCTCGACACAATCACTTGAGCATTTTTGCTCCGACAGCCATCAGCAGATCTTTGAACACCAAGAGCCACATTGGCCTGAGCACTTCATTACTGTTCACCAAAAAATGGCTGAGCAGAGGTGGTTAGAGAGCTATCAAGAGATGTCATCCATAGAAATGGTGTTACAACGAATGGCGTCGAGAAGGCCAAAGCTCGGTCTGCTTAAAGCGTGCTATGCTGACTTAGAAATTCACTATGATACGTTGCAGTGTCACTTTAATGAGCTTTATCCCATGGTTTTGAAGGAAGCAAAAGAGTTTAATGCACTCCAATTACAGAAAAATCAAAAGGAAAGGTAA